The following is a genomic window from Sphingorhabdus sp. Alg231-15.
TTTGAATATGAGGGTGACCGCTATCGTATCCATTCCGCCGAGACTGTCACCAAATCGGGTCAGGCCGGCACGTTAATCGACGATCAGATGACTATTGCGTGTGCCGATGGCGCGATCAAACCTGTGTTGATCCAGAAAGCTGGCCGTCCGAAACTTACACTTGCGGAGTTTCTCAACGGTACGAAAATCCCTGTCGGCACATCGCTGCAATGACCCGTTTCGCGATCACTCTGGAATTTGATGGCCGCCCGTACATGGGTTGGCAGCATCAGGACCACGGCCCCAGCGTCCAGCAAGCTGTTGAGAATGCTATTAAAACTATCACCCAGCAAGAGATTCGTGTCTTTGCCGCTGGCCGTACGGACGCGGGCGTCCATGCGCTCGGGATGCGGGCGCATTTTGATCTGGAGACGCGGTTGACGCCATTTCGGCTGATGGAGGGTCTCAACGCCGGGCTACGCCCCCATCCCGTTGCGGTGCTTGCTTGCGACATTGTCGATGATGATTGGCATGCCCGCTTCAACTGCATTGGCCGGCGCTATGTTTACAAGATCACCAACCGCCGGGCGCCGCTGACATTGGACAAAGGACACAGCTGGCAGGTCGCCAGACCGCTGGATGCCGGAGTGATGCATGATGCTGCGCAGCTATTGGTCGGGCAGCATGATTTCACGACCTTTCGCTCCACCCAATGTCAGGCGCAGAGCCCGGTGAAGACGTTGGACAGCATTTCCGTCACTCGCTTTGGTGAAGAGATTGAGGTGGAGGTTGCAGCGCGATCTTTCCTGCATCATCAGGTGCGCTCGATGGTCGGCTGTCTGAAACTGGTTGGTGATGGCAAGTGGGCGCGTAATGACTTGCAGAAAGCACTTGAGGCCAAGGACCGCGATGCGCTGGGGTTCAACGCACCGCCGGACGGCCTCTATTTTGTCGATGCAATTTATCCAAAGGCCGAGAAAAAGTCAGAGACCGAATAGGCGCTGC
Proteins encoded in this region:
- the truA gene encoding tRNA pseudouridine(38-40) synthase TruA, translating into MTRFAITLEFDGRPYMGWQHQDHGPSVQQAVENAIKTITQQEIRVFAAGRTDAGVHALGMRAHFDLETRLTPFRLMEGLNAGLRPHPVAVLACDIVDDDWHARFNCIGRRYVYKITNRRAPLTLDKGHSWQVARPLDAGVMHDAAQLLVGQHDFTTFRSTQCQAQSPVKTLDSISVTRFGEEIEVEVAARSFLHHQVRSMVGCLKLVGDGKWARNDLQKALEAKDRDALGFNAPPDGLYFVDAIYPKAEKKSETE